The stretch of DNA GAGCCGATGTCGTCGGCACTGGTGCTCAGGGCCTGCAGCGTGTTCAGCGCCTGCGCCTGCAGATTCTGGTGGGTGAGCATCGCCCCCTTGGGCTTTCCCGTCGTGCCCGAGGTGTACATGATCAGCGCGACGGTGTCCTCCGGGATGTCGATGTCCGGCAGGTCGGACGCGTCCTCGGCGACGAGGGCCTCGTAGTCCAGGTGGCCCTCGCTCTGCGCGCCCCCGACGACGATCGTGTGGTCGATCGCAGCGGTCGTGGCCGCGACGGCATCGGCCAGCGGCGCGAGCATCGTCTCGGTGGCGATCACCTTGGCGCCGGAGTCGGCCACCAGGAAACCGATCTCCGGCGGCGTCATACGGATGTTGACCGGGACCGGAATAGCGCCGATCAGGTTGGCGGCGAGAGTCAGCTCCACGTACTCGGTGCGGTTGAGCATCAGGACCAGGATGCGGTCGCCGAACTCCACGCCCCGGCGGCGCAGTGCGGCCGCGAGGGCGTGGGTGCGCTCGTCCAGTTCACGCCAGGTGGTGGTCTTTCCCAGGAAGCGGAGCGCCGCCTTGTCCGGCTGCATCGCCGAATGACGTCGCACCTGATTGTTCCAGTGGTTGCGGCGCGATCGCTGCGGCTCGGCGTTCAGGGCGAAGCCCAGGGCGTCGGTCATGAAGTACTCCTCGGTGGTTGTGCGCGGCGCGCGGAATCTACTGGAAGGTGGCGACAACGGAGTCAGTGTTTGGCGAATCCGGCGAGGATCTGTTGGAACTGCGGCGACTGCAGGAGTGCGGTCTGACCGGCGATCTCGCGGGCGATCGCCTCGTCGTACCCGCCGAGCGAGTGCGCGTCGAGTGCGGACTTGGTCGTCTTCAGCGCCTCGGGAGAGGCTCGGAGCAGTCGTCCGAGCGCACGATCGACCTGAGCGGAGAGTCCCTCCTCGTCGTCGGCGACGGCGGTGAGCAGTCCCGCATCGAAGGCGTCGGCGGCCGGCAGCTTCTCCCCCAGCAAGGCCATCGCATTGGCTCGCGCGCGGCCGAGCGAGGCGGTGAAGAGCGCCGACGCACCGCCGTCGGGCATCAACCCGATGTTGACGAACGCCAGCAGGAAGTACGAACGAGCCGTCGCGTAGACGAGATCGCAGGCCACGGCCAGGGATGCGCCGATTCCGACGGCCGGACCGTCGACGGCCGCGACGACCGGAACCCGCAGCGAACGGACCGCGCCGATCAGGTTCGACCCGTTCTCGATGATGCCGCGCGCCTGTGACTCGTCGAAACCGCCGCCGGCCGCGGCGTCGTCCGCCATGCCGGCGACGTCGGCGCCCGCGCAGAACGATCCGCCCCGCCCCGAGATCACGACTGCGCGGATGTCCGTCCGCGCCGCCCACTCGTGACACACGGTGATGAGTCGGGCTGACGCCGCGCCGTCGAGAGCATTCATCTGCGCGGGCCGATCGATCTCCAACCGAGCGACGCCGTTCTCGTCGACACCGTCCCTGACACCGTCGATACATCCGGTCTGCAAGCTCATCACACCTCGAATCGGATACACGCCCGTTTGCGAACTGCCCACACAGTACCACCGGAAGTGATCGAACTCATGCGAACATTCATTAACTTTATTAGAGCATAAGTTTTCTTCACCTGGTGATAACATGAATATTGGCGTTGATCATGAAGTTCATCGGCCATTCGATAGCATGGACTGCCATGACTGCCCGACCATCGCCGACACCGCGGACACGCACTCGGCCCGCCGATCGTCGCGAGATGGTGCTCAAAACCGCATCGGACGCGTTCGGCGCACGCGGGTACGCCGCGACACGACTGATCGACATCGCCGATGAGGTCGGGATCTCGGCTCCGGCCCTGTATCGACACTTCCCCACCAAGTACGACCTGTTCGCCGCGGCGGTCGACCGACTGTCCGAGGACGTGAGCACCGCCGTCGCCGAGGTGACCGCATGCGACGATCCCCGCGACGAACTGCGCGCGGTACTCGCCGCATTCACCGAGACCTTCCTCGATCACCGGGTGTCGGGGAATCTGTACCGCTGGGAGCAGCGCGTTCTCCGTGAGCCCGATCGGGTCCGGACCCGCGAGGCGCGCATCGGCCTGCACCGTCGACTGCGGTCGCTGATCGAAGCGGCTCGTCCGGGCCTCGTGCGACCGTCGGCCGATCTGTTGACGGTCGCCGCACTCTCGGTGGCCGCGAGTCCGGCGACGCATCGGGTGACGATGCCGCGACGCGCGGCGACCGATCTCGTCGCGGGGGCCGCGATGACGCTTCTCGACGTCGACCTCCCCGCCCCGACGCCGACCCCCGCCGAGAGTCCGGGCCTGGTTCCGGCCGGACGTCGCGAATCGATCCTGGCGGCCGCCGTCGCTCTGTTCGCCCACGAGGGCTTCCACGAGGTGACCGTCGAGGACATCGGCGCCGCGGTCGGGTTGCCCGCGTCGGGGGT from Gordonia humi encodes:
- a CDS encoding enoyl-CoA hydratase-related protein; its protein translation is MSLQTGCIDGVRDGVDENGVARLEIDRPAQMNALDGAASARLITVCHEWAARTDIRAVVISGRGGSFCAGADVAGMADDAAAGGGFDESQARGIIENGSNLIGAVRSLRVPVVAAVDGPAVGIGASLAVACDLVYATARSYFLLAFVNIGLMPDGGASALFTASLGRARANAMALLGEKLPAADAFDAGLLTAVADDEEGLSAQVDRALGRLLRASPEALKTTKSALDAHSLGGYDEAIAREIAGQTALLQSPQFQQILAGFAKH
- a CDS encoding TetR/AcrR family transcriptional regulator, with product MTARPSPTPRTRTRPADRREMVLKTASDAFGARGYAATRLIDIADEVGISAPALYRHFPTKYDLFAAAVDRLSEDVSTAVAEVTACDDPRDELRAVLAAFTETFLDHRVSGNLYRWEQRVLREPDRVRTREARIGLHRRLRSLIEAARPGLVRPSADLLTVAALSVAASPATHRVTMPRRAATDLVAGAAMTLLDVDLPAPTPTPAESPGLVPAGRRESILAAAVALFAHEGFHEVTVEDIGAAVGLPASGVYRHFSSKSAILTASLWRTADRTTDAVASALARAQTPEQALFSLASSYSTLCVDDPDIMSVYLSGTGSLPDDELRALRRQQRTTVDEWATWVVRARPDLTAPAARFLVHASLNLAGDLVIGRPDVDAPTVAAASAAVLLG